A single region of the Nocardioides sp. W7 genome encodes:
- a CDS encoding phosphotransferase family protein, whose translation MSDGNPAKPVRDEDAFDVAAVQEWLGLGEIEEVRQFPGGASNLTYQLRLADRRLILRRPPSGQKAAGAHDMGREHRIQAALAPVFPYVPEMIGFCEDETVIGSPFYVMAEVEGTIPRRDLPSTMAREDVSRLCGNAWDVLAELHSVDVAAHPALAALGRGEGYVARQVAGWTGRFAKARTEDTGDWSAVEAWIGAHQPADVAQVLIHNDFRLDNVVLAPDDPTRVVGVLDWEMATVGDPLMDLGGSMAYWVEEGDDEFFQMFRRQPSQADGMWSRAEIVARYCERMGYSLTPEQWRFYEVFGLYRLAVIAQQIWYRYFHGQTTNEQYAVFGPAVGYLETRCRRLIAG comes from the coding sequence ATGAGCGACGGGAATCCGGCGAAGCCGGTCCGCGACGAGGACGCCTTCGACGTCGCGGCGGTCCAGGAGTGGCTCGGGCTGGGCGAGATCGAGGAGGTCCGCCAGTTCCCCGGCGGCGCGTCGAACCTGACCTACCAGCTCCGACTGGCCGACCGGCGACTGATCCTGCGCCGACCCCCGTCCGGCCAGAAGGCCGCCGGAGCCCACGACATGGGCCGCGAGCACCGCATCCAGGCCGCGCTCGCGCCCGTGTTCCCGTACGTGCCGGAGATGATCGGGTTCTGCGAGGACGAGACGGTGATCGGCTCGCCGTTCTACGTGATGGCCGAGGTCGAGGGCACCATCCCGCGGCGCGACCTGCCGTCGACGATGGCCCGCGAGGACGTGTCGCGCCTGTGCGGCAACGCCTGGGACGTGCTCGCCGAGCTGCACTCCGTCGACGTGGCCGCCCACCCCGCGCTGGCGGCGCTCGGGCGCGGCGAGGGGTACGTCGCCCGCCAGGTCGCCGGGTGGACCGGCCGGTTCGCGAAGGCCCGCACCGAGGACACCGGCGACTGGAGCGCGGTCGAGGCCTGGATCGGGGCGCACCAGCCGGCCGACGTCGCGCAGGTGCTGATCCACAACGACTTCCGGCTCGACAACGTGGTGCTCGCGCCCGACGACCCGACCCGGGTGGTCGGCGTCCTGGACTGGGAGATGGCGACCGTCGGCGACCCGCTGATGGACCTCGGCGGCTCGATGGCGTACTGGGTCGAGGAGGGCGACGACGAGTTCTTCCAGATGTTCCGCCGCCAGCCGTCCCAGGCCGACGGCATGTGGTCGCGCGCCGAGATCGTGGCCCGCTACTGCGAGCGGATGGGCTACTCGCTGACCCCCGAGCAGTGGCGCTTCTACGAGGTCTTCGGGCTCTACCGGCTCGCGGTGATCGCCCAGCAGATCTGGTACCGCTACTTCCACGGCCAGACCACCAACGAGCAGTACGCCGTCTTCGGCCCCGCCGTCGGCTACCTCGAGACGCGCTGTCGCCGGCTGATCGCCGGCTGA
- a CDS encoding 3-hydroxyacyl-CoA dehydrogenase NAD-binding domain-containing protein, giving the protein MSTSTETQSSVHYEKDADGIVTLTLDDPSSSANTMNQLYIDSMDAAIDRLYAEEPDVSGVVLASAKKTFFAGGNLKNMIKAGPDDAADVFAMSETVKASLRRLEKFPRPVVAAINGAALGGGYEICLACNHRIALDGPGVVVGLPESTLGLLPGGGGVTRIVRKFGLQAGLMEVLLTGTQFKAAAAKEQGLVDELVATREELVPAAKAWIKANPGAAQNPWDAPGYKMPGGTPKSPALAGFLPAFPALLRKQTKGAVFPAARAILSAAVEGAQVDFDTASRIESRYLTSLIVNQGAKNMIQAFFFDLQAINSGSLRPQGIEPWKATKVGVLGAGMMGAGIAYSCARAGMQVVLKDVSAENAAKGKAYSEKLNAKAVSRGKLTEEKSQELLDRITATADPADLAGCDLVIEAVFEDPALKAKVFAEVAPYVNADALLCSNTSTLPITELADGVDRPADFIGLHFFSPVDKMPLVEIIRGKETSDVALAKAYDVVQQIRKTPIVVNDSRGFYTSRVIGFFVNEGLALLAEGQRPYSIERAATQSGYPVGPLQLTDELNMELMAKIAKATREAAERDGTSYDPHPGTGVVEKMIEAGRPSRLAGAGFFEYDEGKRGSIWSGLAERFPVAEEQIPFVDMKERMLFAEALETAKCFEENVITSAAAANIGSIMGIGFPPMTGGAAQFMTGYQSATGEIGLAAFVTRADELADAYGERFRPTAYLRDLATSGGSFPA; this is encoded by the coding sequence ATGAGCACCAGCACCGAGACCCAGTCCTCCGTCCACTACGAGAAGGACGCGGACGGCATCGTCACCCTGACCCTCGACGACCCGTCGTCGAGCGCCAACACGATGAACCAGCTCTACATCGACTCGATGGACGCCGCGATCGACCGGCTGTACGCCGAGGAGCCGGACGTCTCCGGCGTCGTGCTGGCCAGCGCGAAGAAGACCTTCTTCGCCGGCGGCAACCTGAAGAACATGATCAAGGCCGGGCCCGACGACGCCGCCGACGTGTTCGCGATGAGCGAGACCGTCAAGGCGTCGCTGCGCCGGCTGGAGAAGTTCCCCCGCCCGGTCGTCGCCGCCATCAACGGCGCGGCGCTCGGCGGCGGCTACGAGATCTGCCTGGCCTGCAACCACCGCATCGCGCTCGACGGCCCCGGCGTGGTCGTCGGCCTGCCCGAGTCGACGCTGGGCCTGCTGCCCGGTGGCGGCGGCGTGACCCGCATCGTCCGCAAGTTCGGCCTGCAGGCCGGCCTGATGGAGGTGCTGCTCACCGGCACCCAGTTCAAGGCCGCGGCGGCCAAGGAGCAGGGCCTGGTCGACGAGCTGGTCGCCACCCGCGAGGAGCTGGTCCCGGCCGCGAAGGCCTGGATCAAGGCCAACCCCGGCGCCGCGCAGAACCCCTGGGACGCCCCGGGCTACAAGATGCCGGGTGGCACCCCGAAGTCGCCGGCGCTGGCGGGCTTCCTGCCGGCCTTCCCGGCGCTGCTGCGCAAGCAGACCAAGGGGGCGGTCTTCCCCGCCGCGCGGGCGATCCTGTCCGCCGCGGTCGAGGGCGCGCAGGTCGACTTCGACACCGCCTCGCGGATCGAGTCGCGCTACCTGACCAGCCTGATCGTCAACCAGGGCGCGAAGAACATGATCCAGGCCTTCTTCTTCGACCTGCAGGCGATCAACTCCGGCTCGCTGCGCCCGCAGGGCATCGAGCCCTGGAAGGCCACCAAGGTCGGCGTCCTCGGCGCCGGGATGATGGGGGCGGGGATCGCCTACTCCTGTGCCCGCGCGGGCATGCAGGTCGTGCTGAAGGACGTCTCGGCCGAGAACGCCGCGAAGGGCAAGGCCTACTCCGAGAAGCTCAACGCCAAGGCGGTCAGCCGCGGCAAGCTCACCGAGGAGAAGAGCCAGGAGCTGCTCGACCGGATCACCGCCACCGCCGACCCGGCCGACCTGGCCGGCTGCGACCTGGTGATCGAGGCGGTCTTCGAGGACCCGGCGCTGAAGGCGAAGGTCTTCGCCGAGGTGGCGCCGTACGTCAATGCCGACGCGCTGCTGTGCTCGAACACCTCGACGCTGCCGATCACCGAGCTGGCCGACGGCGTGGACCGGCCGGCCGACTTCATCGGCCTGCACTTCTTCTCACCCGTCGACAAGATGCCGCTGGTCGAGATCATCCGCGGCAAGGAGACCTCCGACGTCGCGCTGGCCAAGGCCTACGACGTGGTCCAGCAGATCAGGAAGACCCCGATCGTCGTCAACGACAGCCGCGGCTTCTACACCTCGCGGGTGATCGGCTTCTTCGTCAACGAGGGCCTCGCGCTGCTCGCCGAGGGCCAGCGCCCGTACTCCATCGAGCGCGCCGCCACCCAGTCCGGCTACCCCGTCGGCCCGCTGCAGCTGACCGACGAGCTCAACATGGAGCTGATGGCCAAGATCGCCAAGGCCACCCGCGAGGCGGCCGAGCGCGACGGCACGTCGTACGACCCCCACCCCGGCACCGGCGTGGTCGAGAAGATGATCGAGGCCGGCCGCCCCTCGCGGCTCGCCGGCGCCGGCTTCTTCGAGTACGACGAGGGCAAGCGCGGCTCGATCTGGTCCGGGCTGGCCGAGCGGTTCCCGGTCGCCGAGGAGCAGATCCCGTTCGTCGACATGAAGGAGCGGATGCTCTTCGCGGAGGCGCTGGAGACCGCGAAGTGCTTCGAGGAGAACGTCATCACCTCGGCCGCCGCCGCCAACATCGGCTCGATCATGGGCATCGGCTTCCCGCCCATGACCGGCGGCGCGGCGCAGTTCATGACCGGCTACCAGAGCGCGACCGGCGAGATCGGGCTCGCGGCCTTCGTGACCCGGGCCGACGAGCTGGCCGACGCGTACGGCGAGCGGTTCCGCCCCACGGCGTACCTCCGCGACCTCGCCACCTCGGGCGGGTCCTTCCCCGCCTGA
- a CDS encoding acetyl-CoA C-acetyltransferase gives MAEAFVYDHLRTPRGKGKAAGSLHEVKPVDLVVGLLDEVRVRNPGLDPARVDDVVLGVVSPVGDQGGDIAKTAALAAGYPDTVAGVQLNRFCASGLEAVNQAASRVRGGFEDLILAGGVESMSRVPMGSDGGAWASDPATAFKAGFVPQGIGADLIATIEGWIRDDVDAYAAESHHRAAKAWANGYFSGAIVPVKDINGLTVLDTDETIRPDTTATGLAKLKASFAQVGADAGFDDVALEKYHWVEKINHVHHAGNSSGIVDGAALMAIGSEQVGAELGLTPRARIIATAVSGADPTIMLTGPAPAARKALGKAGLEVGDIDLFEINEAFAAVAMRFMRDLGIGHDITNVNGGAIAMGHPLGATGAMILGTLIDELERRDQRRGLATLCVGGGMGIATIVELV, from the coding sequence ATGGCAGAAGCATTCGTGTACGACCACCTTCGTACGCCGCGCGGCAAGGGCAAGGCAGCGGGCTCGCTGCACGAGGTCAAGCCGGTCGACCTGGTGGTCGGGCTGCTCGACGAGGTCCGGGTCCGCAACCCCGGCCTCGACCCCGCGCGGGTCGACGACGTCGTCCTCGGCGTGGTCTCGCCGGTCGGCGACCAGGGCGGCGACATCGCCAAGACCGCCGCGCTGGCCGCCGGCTACCCCGACACCGTCGCCGGCGTCCAGCTCAACCGGTTCTGCGCCTCCGGCCTGGAGGCCGTCAACCAGGCGGCGTCCCGCGTCCGCGGCGGGTTCGAGGACCTGATCCTCGCCGGCGGCGTCGAGTCGATGAGCCGGGTGCCGATGGGCTCCGACGGCGGCGCCTGGGCGTCCGACCCGGCGACCGCGTTCAAGGCGGGCTTCGTGCCGCAGGGCATCGGGGCCGACCTGATCGCGACCATCGAGGGCTGGATCCGCGACGACGTCGACGCGTACGCCGCCGAGTCGCACCACCGCGCCGCGAAGGCCTGGGCCAACGGCTACTTCTCCGGCGCGATCGTGCCGGTCAAGGACATCAACGGCCTCACGGTGCTGGACACCGACGAGACGATCCGCCCCGACACCACGGCGACCGGCCTCGCCAAGCTGAAGGCGTCGTTCGCCCAGGTCGGCGCGGACGCGGGCTTCGACGACGTGGCCCTGGAGAAGTACCACTGGGTCGAGAAGATCAACCACGTCCACCACGCCGGCAACTCCTCCGGCATCGTCGACGGCGCCGCGCTGATGGCGATCGGCTCCGAGCAGGTGGGCGCCGAGCTCGGCCTGACCCCGCGGGCCCGGATCATCGCGACCGCGGTCTCCGGCGCCGACCCGACGATCATGCTGACCGGTCCCGCGCCCGCCGCCCGCAAGGCGCTCGGCAAGGCCGGCCTCGAGGTCGGCGACATCGACCTGTTCGAGATCAACGAGGCGTTCGCCGCCGTCGCGATGCGGTTCATGCGCGACCTGGGCATCGGTCACGACATCACGAACGTCAACGGCGGCGCGATCGCCATGGGCCACCCGCTCGGCGCGACCGGCGCGATGATCCTCGGCACCCTGATCGACGAGCTCGAGCGGCGCGACCAGCGCCGCGGTCTCGCCACGCTCTGCGTCGGCGGCGGGATGGGCATCGCCACCATCGTCGAGTTGGTCTAG
- a CDS encoding SDR family NAD(P)-dependent oxidoreductase, translating to MSRVLITGAASGLGAALADAFEARGDEVLRTDVVGLDTPSLVPRDGYSTSEILRLDITSEDDWAAALAHVEETWGGLEVLVNNAGVAGGGRLDVAGLDEWQWIFDINLFGAVRGTRTFVPLFKRQRSGRIVNVASLAGLVHPAGMASYNAVKAAVVALTETTGHELAAYGVTAHVVCPSYFRTNLMSSIRGADTALAGVMSRLVDESPVSAADIAAAVLDGLDRGDEVILPDPAGRAAYGLKQADRATYDVVMRDQARKLDEGAQG from the coding sequence GTGAGCCGGGTGCTGATCACCGGCGCCGCCTCCGGGCTGGGCGCCGCGCTGGCCGACGCGTTCGAGGCGCGCGGGGACGAGGTGCTGCGGACCGACGTGGTGGGTCTCGATACGCCGTCGCTCGTTCCTCGCGACGGCTACTCGACCAGCGAGATCCTCCGCCTCGACATCACGTCCGAGGACGACTGGGCAGCGGCGCTCGCGCACGTGGAGGAGACCTGGGGCGGGCTCGAGGTACTCGTCAACAACGCCGGCGTCGCGGGCGGCGGCCGGCTCGACGTCGCGGGGCTCGACGAGTGGCAGTGGATCTTCGACATCAACCTCTTCGGCGCGGTCCGCGGCACCCGCACGTTCGTGCCGCTGTTCAAGCGGCAGCGGTCGGGCCGGATCGTCAACGTCGCGTCGCTGGCCGGCCTCGTCCACCCCGCGGGGATGGCGTCGTACAACGCCGTCAAGGCCGCGGTCGTCGCACTCACCGAGACGACCGGCCACGAGCTGGCGGCGTACGGCGTCACCGCGCACGTCGTGTGCCCGTCGTACTTCCGGACCAACCTGATGAGCTCGATCCGCGGCGCCGACACCGCGCTGGCCGGCGTGATGAGCCGGCTGGTCGACGAGTCGCCGGTCAGCGCGGCCGACATCGCGGCGGCGGTGCTCGACGGGCTGGACCGCGGCGACGAGGTGATCCTGCCCGACCCGGCCGGGCGGGCGGCGTACGGACTCAAACAGGCCGACCGGGCGACGTACGACGTCGTCATGCGCGACCAGGCCCGCAAGCTGGACGAGGGAGCACAGGGATGA
- a CDS encoding acyl-CoA dehydrogenase family protein produces MDFSPSPRAADLTERVRTFLAEEIEPVEAAYHADLAEQRRIGDPWQPLPVLEELKAKARERGLWNLFLPAGHSEGYGEGLSNVDYAPLAELMGRSAIAPLVLNCNAPDTGNMEVLLKYGSDAQKREWLEPLLAGEIRSAFAMTEPDVASSDATNMAATAVVDGDEVVVNGRKWWSTGVGHPDCRVLIFMGVTDPDADRHHRHSMVLVPRDAAGVRVERMLPTMGLYDEPLGHGEVSFTDVRVPLANLISGPGEAFAIAQGRLGPGRVHHCMRLIGLAELALELACRRALERTAFGKPIANLGGNREKIADARIAIDSARLLVLHAAWKLDVGGPANALSEVSQIKVAVPNMAQSVVDLAIQLHGGGGLSDDFPLAAAWTAARALRLADGPDEVHRGMVARLELGKYGAAK; encoded by the coding sequence ATGGACTTCAGCCCGTCCCCGCGAGCGGCGGACCTGACCGAGCGGGTGCGGACCTTCCTCGCCGAGGAGATCGAGCCGGTCGAGGCGGCGTACCACGCGGACCTGGCCGAGCAGCGGCGCATCGGGGATCCCTGGCAGCCGCTGCCGGTCCTCGAGGAGCTGAAGGCCAAGGCCCGCGAGCGGGGGCTGTGGAACCTCTTCCTGCCCGCCGGCCACAGCGAGGGGTACGGCGAGGGCCTGTCGAACGTCGACTACGCGCCACTCGCTGAGCTGATGGGCCGCAGCGCGATCGCGCCGCTGGTGCTGAACTGCAACGCGCCCGACACGGGCAACATGGAGGTGCTGCTCAAGTACGGCAGCGACGCCCAGAAGCGGGAGTGGCTGGAGCCGCTGCTGGCCGGTGAGATCCGGAGCGCGTTCGCGATGACCGAGCCGGACGTGGCCTCCTCGGACGCCACCAACATGGCCGCGACCGCGGTGGTCGACGGCGACGAGGTGGTCGTCAACGGCCGCAAGTGGTGGTCGACCGGCGTCGGTCACCCCGACTGCCGCGTGCTCATCTTCATGGGCGTCACCGACCCCGACGCGGACCGGCACCACCGGCACTCGATGGTGCTGGTCCCGCGCGACGCGGCCGGGGTGCGGGTCGAGCGGATGCTCCCGACCATGGGTCTGTACGACGAGCCGCTGGGCCACGGCGAGGTGTCGTTCACCGACGTCCGGGTGCCGCTGGCGAACCTCATCAGCGGGCCGGGCGAGGCGTTCGCGATCGCCCAGGGCCGGCTCGGCCCGGGCCGGGTGCACCACTGCATGCGACTGATCGGACTGGCCGAGCTGGCGCTCGAGCTGGCCTGCCGCCGGGCGCTGGAGCGGACCGCCTTCGGCAAGCCGATCGCCAACCTGGGCGGCAACCGCGAGAAGATCGCCGACGCCCGGATCGCCATCGACTCGGCCCGCCTGCTGGTGCTGCACGCCGCCTGGAAGCTCGACGTCGGCGGCCCGGCGAACGCCCTGAGCGAGGTCTCGCAGATCAAGGTCGCGGTGCCGAACATGGCCCAGTCGGTCGTCGACCTGGCCATCCAGCTGCACGGCGGCGGCGGACTCTCCGACGACTTCCCGCTCGCGGCGGCGTGGACGGCCGCCCGCGCGCTCCGGCTCGCGGACGGACCCGACGAGGTGCACCGCGGGATGGTCGCCCGGCTCGAGCTCGGCAAGTACGGAGCCGCGAAGTGA
- a CDS encoding ABC transporter permease, with product MTAWRLPLRIAWRDALRSRGRSVLVLVMIALPVLGVTTADVLIQTATIDAGEDLDRTLGSAQAIVTVRDGIDEVQQAPNPDSGYASDGDGDGDDGQELTPEQLAAALDGRPLAEIRHGWAMLGTDRGATDVETTEVDLGDPLADGLFELADGRLPRTADEVVVNQALADKGYAVGDALRLDESEAPGPVVVGIAESTTVRTEPTAVGPIGSLGVEPYDGRTWLVGGGPMTWDDVLGLNELGVTAYSRAVILDPPPDDAIAPEVQGFEGSGDDAFVAVVALIVVMALLEVVLLAGPSFAVGARRQARTLALVAACGGTPTQARRVVLASAVVLGGIASAAGVVLGIGLAAALLPLVQSLNSTWLGPFDVSWLHLAGVACFGLASALLAAVVPAHLASRQDVVAVLAGRRGDRKPSLRSPLLGVALLAGGIVGAVLGARPGGELLIAASAIPAILGMVLLVPVVLGLLGRLAGRLPLSLRFAVRDAARHRTRTVPAVAAVAATVAGVVALGISTSSDAAESEATYTPSLPAGMGVVSTLGGQDTEAVRAALVQEVPAAARTEILGVPDELDDQWLYTSVTADGGEDGLLSGSSSVLGASVLVGEELPPGLRGVDRGERVAAGRMLAAGGVVAFTDRGVQLDEVHVRVSRSDNNTGEEIGRPVEATLPALVVEVDASTYGPVAVLSPEAAEGLGLEVATVGFALAGTDITDDQEEAVNEVLAATAAGQELYVERGYRAADETLIVQLVLAGLGALLMLGGTLTATFLALSDARPDLATLSAVGASPRTRRGVAAAYALVVGFVGAVLGAAVGFVPGLAVARPLTTMQGDSCVVEGSGSCTPTNVDVGPFVDVPWLLVLGIVVALPLLTAAVVGLTARSRLPLVARLS from the coding sequence ATGACGGCCTGGCGCCTGCCGCTGCGGATCGCCTGGCGCGACGCGCTCCGCTCGCGCGGGCGCAGCGTCCTGGTCCTGGTGATGATCGCGCTGCCGGTGCTCGGCGTGACGACCGCCGACGTCCTCATCCAGACGGCCACCATCGACGCGGGCGAGGACCTCGACCGGACGCTCGGCAGCGCACAGGCGATCGTCACCGTCCGCGACGGCATCGACGAGGTCCAACAGGCCCCGAACCCGGACTCCGGCTACGCCTCCGACGGCGACGGCGACGGCGACGACGGCCAGGAGCTCACGCCCGAGCAGCTTGCGGCGGCGCTCGACGGCCGGCCGCTCGCCGAGATCCGGCATGGCTGGGCGATGCTCGGCACCGACCGCGGGGCCACGGACGTCGAGACGACCGAGGTCGACCTCGGCGACCCGCTGGCCGACGGGCTCTTCGAGCTCGCCGACGGCCGGCTTCCCCGGACCGCCGACGAGGTGGTCGTCAACCAGGCCCTCGCCGACAAGGGGTACGCCGTCGGCGACGCGCTGCGACTGGACGAGAGCGAAGCTCCCGGGCCCGTCGTGGTCGGCATCGCGGAGTCCACCACGGTCCGCACCGAGCCGACGGCGGTCGGACCGATCGGCAGCCTCGGGGTCGAGCCGTACGACGGCCGCACCTGGCTGGTCGGCGGGGGCCCGATGACCTGGGACGACGTGCTCGGGCTCAACGAGCTGGGCGTGACGGCGTACTCCCGGGCCGTGATCCTCGACCCTCCCCCGGACGACGCGATCGCGCCCGAGGTCCAGGGCTTCGAAGGCTCCGGTGACGACGCCTTCGTCGCCGTGGTCGCCCTGATCGTGGTGATGGCCCTGCTGGAGGTCGTGCTGCTGGCGGGTCCGTCGTTCGCGGTCGGCGCGCGGCGCCAGGCGCGGACCCTGGCCCTGGTCGCGGCCTGTGGCGGCACGCCCACGCAGGCCCGGCGGGTCGTGCTGGCCAGTGCTGTGGTGCTCGGGGGCATCGCCTCGGCGGCCGGAGTGGTGCTCGGCATCGGGCTCGCGGCCGCGCTCCTGCCCCTGGTGCAGTCGTTGAACTCGACCTGGCTGGGCCCGTTCGACGTGTCGTGGCTGCACCTGGCCGGCGTCGCCTGCTTCGGGCTCGCGAGCGCGCTCCTGGCCGCGGTCGTCCCCGCGCACCTGGCCTCGCGGCAGGACGTCGTCGCGGTGCTGGCCGGCCGCCGGGGTGACCGCAAGCCCTCGCTCAGGTCTCCGCTGCTGGGGGTGGCCCTGCTCGCGGGCGGGATCGTCGGCGCGGTCCTCGGTGCCCGGCCGGGTGGCGAGCTCCTGATCGCGGCTTCGGCCATCCCGGCGATCCTCGGCATGGTGCTGCTCGTCCCCGTGGTGCTCGGCCTCCTGGGTCGGCTCGCCGGTCGGCTCCCGCTCAGCCTGCGGTTCGCGGTGCGGGACGCGGCTCGGCACCGCACCCGCACGGTGCCCGCGGTCGCCGCCGTCGCCGCCACCGTCGCGGGCGTGGTCGCGCTGGGCATCTCGACCAGCAGCGACGCGGCCGAGAGCGAGGCGACGTACACGCCCTCACTCCCGGCGGGCATGGGAGTCGTGTCCACGCTCGGTGGCCAGGACACCGAGGCGGTCCGCGCCGCGCTCGTCCAGGAGGTCCCCGCGGCCGCGCGCACCGAGATCCTCGGGGTGCCGGACGAGCTCGACGACCAGTGGCTCTACACCTCTGTCACGGCCGACGGTGGCGAGGACGGACTGCTGAGTGGCTCCAGCTCCGTGCTCGGCGCGTCGGTGCTGGTCGGTGAGGAGCTGCCACCCGGGCTGCGCGGCGTGGACCGCGGCGAGCGCGTCGCCGCCGGTCGGATGCTCGCGGCCGGCGGCGTGGTGGCCTTCACCGACCGGGGCGTGCAGCTCGACGAGGTGCACGTCCGGGTCTCGCGCTCGGACAACAACACCGGCGAGGAGATCGGCCGGCCGGTGGAGGCGACGCTGCCGGCCCTGGTGGTCGAGGTCGACGCCTCGACGTACGGTCCCGTCGCCGTGCTCTCCCCGGAGGCGGCCGAGGGGCTGGGCCTCGAGGTCGCGACGGTCGGGTTCGCGCTGGCCGGGACCGACATCACCGACGACCAGGAGGAGGCGGTCAACGAAGTGCTCGCGGCCACCGCCGCCGGGCAGGAGCTGTACGTCGAGCGCGGCTACCGAGCCGCCGACGAGACCTTGATCGTCCAGCTGGTGCTCGCCGGCCTCGGCGCGCTCCTGATGCTCGGCGGCACGCTCACCGCGACCTTCCTGGCGCTCTCCGACGCCCGACCCGACCTGGCCACCCTGTCGGCCGTGGGGGCCTCGCCGCGGACGCGGCGGGGCGTGGCGGCGGCGTACGCGCTGGTGGTGGGCTTCGTCGGCGCGGTGCTCGGCGCGGCCGTGGGGTTCGTCCCGGGGCTGGCGGTCGCGCGGCCGCTCACCACGATGCAGGGCGACTCCTGCGTCGTCGAGGGGTCCGGGTCGTGCACGCCCACGAACGTCGACGTCGGCCCGTTCGTCGACGTCCCGTGGCTGCTGGTGCTGGGGATCGTGGTCGCGCTGCCGCTGCTCACCGCCGCCGTCGTCGGGCTGACCGCCCGGTCGCGGCTGCCGCTGGTGGCGCGACTGTCCTGA
- a CDS encoding PadR family transcriptional regulator, protein MSVKQALLALLEQGPMYGYQLRSEFEQRTGGTWPLNVGQVYTTLARLERDGLVAGTGADDDGHLVYRLTDTGRGEVAAWFTTPVARTQPPRDELAIKLALAVTVPGVDVGRVIQQQRSATMTALQDYTRLKRGEGGNERADLAWGLVLESLVFAAEAEIRWLDHCESRLRRAAREEQARPATATAPTGQEAGR, encoded by the coding sequence ATGTCGGTGAAGCAGGCGCTCCTGGCGCTGCTGGAGCAGGGCCCGATGTACGGCTACCAGCTCCGCAGCGAGTTCGAGCAGCGCACCGGCGGCACCTGGCCGCTGAACGTCGGCCAGGTCTACACGACCCTCGCCCGCCTCGAGCGCGACGGCCTGGTGGCCGGCACGGGGGCCGACGACGACGGCCACCTGGTCTACCGGCTGACCGACACCGGGCGCGGTGAGGTGGCGGCCTGGTTCACCACGCCCGTGGCGCGAACCCAGCCACCCCGTGACGAGCTGGCGATCAAGCTGGCGCTCGCGGTGACGGTCCCCGGCGTCGACGTCGGCCGGGTGATCCAGCAGCAGCGCAGCGCCACCATGACGGCGCTGCAGGACTACACCCGGCTCAAGCGGGGCGAGGGGGGGAACGAGCGAGCCGACCTCGCCTGGGGCCTGGTGCTCGAGTCGCTGGTCTTCGCCGCCGAGGCGGAGATCCGCTGGCTCGACCACTGCGAGTCCCGGCTCCGGCGGGCCGCCCGCGAGGAGCAGGCCCGGCCGGCGACGGCGACGGCCCCGACCGGGCAGGAGGCCGGCCGATGA
- a CDS encoding histidine phosphatase family protein: protein MGLLLLVRHGQASFGADDYDVLSATGHEQGRLLGRQLAALGVRPSAVLRGGMRRHRETAEAILETAGWDLDVEVDADWDEFDHLAVVAALGEPVPGDLDRRAFQALFERATGRWVDGTLPGAGESYAGFLARTRAALSRAVDRAQAGTVVVVTSGGPVGAAAATLVDPTDPGRLWSAFNTVLVNSSVTRVLVGRTGTRLLTFNEHTHLPAGVLTCRCVGAYVVYIPSI from the coding sequence ATGGGCCTGCTGCTCCTGGTCCGGCACGGCCAGGCCTCCTTCGGCGCGGACGACTACGACGTCCTCTCCGCCACCGGCCACGAGCAGGGCCGGCTGCTGGGCAGGCAGCTGGCAGCGCTCGGCGTACGACCTTCCGCCGTGCTGCGCGGCGGGATGCGCCGGCACCGCGAGACGGCGGAGGCGATCCTCGAGACCGCGGGTTGGGACCTCGACGTCGAGGTCGACGCCGACTGGGACGAGTTCGACCACCTCGCCGTCGTCGCGGCGCTCGGGGAGCCGGTGCCGGGCGACCTGGACCGGCGCGCCTTCCAGGCGCTCTTCGAGCGCGCCACCGGCCGCTGGGTGGACGGCACCCTGCCCGGGGCCGGCGAGTCGTACGCCGGCTTCCTGGCCCGCACCCGGGCCGCGCTGTCCCGGGCGGTGGACCGGGCACAGGCGGGCACGGTCGTCGTGGTGACCTCCGGCGGCCCGGTCGGTGCCGCCGCCGCGACCCTGGTCGACCCGACCGATCCGGGGCGGCTGTGGTCGGCGTTCAACACGGTGCTCGTGAACAGCTCGGTGACCCGGGTCCTGGTCGGCCGCACCGGTACGCGGCTGCTGACCTTCAACGAGCACACCCACCTGCCGGCGGGCGTGCTCACCTGCCGCTGCGTCGGTGCATACGTGGTATACATACCGAGTATCTAG